A portion of the Lolium rigidum isolate FL_2022 chromosome 1, APGP_CSIRO_Lrig_0.1, whole genome shotgun sequence genome contains these proteins:
- the LOC124662272 gene encoding uncharacterized protein LOC124662272, whose product MGCSAPIGALHHHVLDCDCDCESSVGLFFIGLAFPPASSSLYALAPPSPSLLLVGPDLAKRCSLSVFLHYANYHPSAASLPARRSFQLNLIRQGRSCVGSSNGWLALALADRPGVFSLFNPITAAEILLPPLLYGSGCVSKIVFAPCPAADDFVAAAICINRLVYVTAGARRWAVLDPVRLASGDQLADLLHHQDGTVYCVTRYGDVHVLRLPERRRRKPIVATTEEDPNPATPLFIRQPTRVPSYPAAQMSLRIQQQRRVPAPSMVEPAEPHLNAPATVEPLLSDEDCLPFDPASSFAPPYDKVAIFTGAKSMVFCEGNLYQIWRNASCAVTLQLPGGGSHRVEENEIFVLRYSPRHQPCWGVVTDLGGYSVFVGRNNTASMYAEGVLGLNGNCVYWIGGSDGDEGMVFDMATRRSTPCLPAVGRSASCWYFLSDMVNKCNNLSEPDKS is encoded by the exons ATGGGGTGCTCTGCTCCCATTGGCGCGCTGCACCATCACGTGTTGGACTGCGACTGCGACTGCGAGAGCTCGGTCGGACTCTTTTTTATTGGTCTGGCGTTTCC ACCCGCATCGTCGTCGTTATACGCGCTCGCGCCGCCGTCCCCGtcgctcctcctcgtcggcccgGACCTCGCCAAGCGGTGTAGCCTCTCGGTCTTCCTGCACTACGCAAACTACCATCCCTCCGCCGCCTCGCTCCCCGCGCGCCGCTCCTTCCAGCTCAACCTCATCCGCCAGGGGAGAAGCTGCGTGGGCTCCAGCAACGGATGGctcgccctcgccctcgccgaCCGCCCGGGCGTGTTCAGCCTCTTCAACCCGATCACCGCCGCCGAgatcctcctgccgccgctgctctaCGGCAGCGGCTGCGTCTCCAAGATCGTCTTCGCGCCCTGCCCTGCCGCGGACGatttcgtcgcggccgccatctgcATCAACAGGCTCGTCTACGTCACCGCCGGGGCCAGAAGATGGGCTGTCCTCGACCCCGTCCGCCTTGCCAGCGGAGACCAGCtcgccgacctcctccaccaccaagaCGGTACGGTCTACTGCGTCACCCGCTACGGAGACGTCCACGTGCTCCGCctaccggagcgccgccgccgaaaACCCATTGTTGCAACAACCGAGGAGGATCCAAATCCAGCTACCCCGCTTTTCATAAGACAGCCTACACGTGTCCCGTCGTATCCTGCTGCACAGATGAGTTTGCGGATCCAACAACAACGTCGAGTTCCCGCTCCTTCCATGGTCGAGCCAGCCGAGCCGCACCTAAATGCACCGGCCACCGTCGAGCCCTTGTTGTCTGATGAGGACTGCCTTCCGTTCGATCCCGCCTCCAGCTTTGCCCCACCATACGACAAGGTCGCTATTTTCACCGGTGCCAAGAGCATGGTGTTCTGCGAGGGCAACCTGTACCAGATCTGGAGGAATGCGAGCTGCGCGGTCACTTTGCAGCTGCCAGGAGGCGGTTCTCACCGTGTAGAGGAGAATGAAATATTTGTTCTGAGGTATTCTCCGCGGCACCAGCCATGCTGGGGCGTTGTGACCGACTTGGGTGGCTACTCGGTGTTTGTCGGGAGGAATAATACGGCCTCTATGTATGCTGAAGGTGTTCTGGGGCTCAATGGTAACTGCGTCTACTGGATCGGCGGGAGCGATGGGGATGAGGGCATGGTCTTTGACATGGCGACTCGAAGGTCTACACCTTGTCTTCCTGCAGTTGGGAGGTCTGCAAGTTGCTGGTATTTTCTCAGCGACATGGTTAATAAGTGCAACAATTTATCAGAACCAGACAAGAGCTAG